One genomic window of Legionella jordanis includes the following:
- a CDS encoding YceD family protein produces the protein MLVNLKNLAAQNEETSVNLELEERLPPQLLGPCQITCHFSVQRVDNYYVLDLSVKSNLTSVCQRCLKEFSYPYDNQTRLAIVDSEAMADRLMEQYECVVSDGYQVNLKELVTDELHLYAPQMHDKISDCDSEMKHFIVGEH, from the coding sequence ATGTTAGTTAATCTGAAAAATTTAGCCGCGCAGAATGAGGAAACCTCCGTTAACCTGGAATTAGAAGAAAGGCTCCCTCCGCAACTTTTGGGCCCTTGCCAGATAACCTGTCATTTCTCAGTGCAGCGTGTAGACAATTATTATGTACTGGATTTGTCAGTTAAGTCTAATCTGACGAGTGTTTGTCAACGATGTTTAAAAGAATTTAGTTATCCCTATGACAATCAGACCAGGTTGGCAATTGTTGATTCGGAAGCAATGGCCGATAGACTAATGGAACAGTATGAATGTGTTGTTTCTGATGGTTACCAGGTTAATTTAAAAGAATTAGTAACTGATGAATTACATCTTTATGCTCCACAAATGCATGATAAAATCAGTGATTGCGACAGTGAAATGAAGCATTTTATTGTCGGTGAGCATTAG
- the rpmF gene encoding 50S ribosomal protein L32, producing the protein MAVQQNKKSRSRRDMRRSHDGLTPPALSVDPVTGEKHLRHHMTKDGYYRGRKVLDTGNAYEQE; encoded by the coding sequence ATGGCTGTACAACAAAATAAAAAATCACGTTCACGTCGTGATATGCGTCGTTCGCACGATGGCTTAACACCACCTGCACTATCTGTGGATCCAGTAACTGGTGAAAAACATCTTCGTCATCATATGACGAAAGACGGCTACTACCGTGGTAGAAAAGTATTAGATACTGGTAACGCTTACGAACAAGAGTAA
- the plsX gene encoding phosphate acyltransferase PlsX — protein sequence MKPITIAIDAMGGDHGLKVVIPACVRAARHNPDLKLILVGDQGQVNAHLKKSGVNNNHQFTIVHASEIVAMDELPSHAMRNKKDSSMRVAINLVKEGRAQACVSAGNTGALMATARFVLKTLPGIDRPAIIAELPTMQGRTRVIDLGANVDSCAEHLFQFAVMGSALIQAVDQKNNPKIGLLNIGVEEIKGNDQVKRTAHMLAECHLMNYIGYVEGDQFYSGQVDLVVCDGFVGNVALKASEGLAKLMISVLKESFSRNIFTKLVGLLAMPALGHLKKHMDPARYNGASLLGLNGIVVKSHGGANELGFQHAIEEAVLQVKNNVVDLVRDQITDFLNQGLLL from the coding sequence TTGAAACCTATTACCATTGCAATTGATGCGATGGGCGGGGATCATGGTCTAAAAGTTGTGATTCCTGCTTGTGTTCGTGCTGCTCGACACAATCCTGACTTAAAATTGATATTGGTTGGCGATCAAGGTCAGGTTAATGCGCATCTAAAAAAATCAGGCGTGAATAACAACCATCAGTTCACAATTGTTCATGCCTCAGAAATTGTGGCTATGGATGAACTGCCGTCTCATGCTATGCGCAACAAAAAAGATTCTTCCATGCGTGTGGCCATCAATTTGGTGAAAGAGGGTCGTGCCCAGGCTTGTGTGAGCGCAGGAAACACCGGCGCTCTTATGGCTACAGCTCGATTTGTGCTTAAAACGCTGCCAGGTATTGATAGGCCTGCTATTATCGCAGAGCTACCTACAATGCAGGGAAGAACACGCGTTATTGATTTAGGCGCTAATGTTGATTCTTGCGCTGAGCATCTCTTCCAATTTGCTGTAATGGGATCGGCATTGATTCAAGCTGTTGATCAAAAAAATAATCCTAAAATTGGCCTGTTGAATATTGGCGTGGAAGAAATCAAAGGCAATGATCAAGTCAAACGAACCGCGCACATGTTGGCCGAATGCCATCTTATGAATTACATTGGCTATGTAGAAGGTGATCAATTTTATTCAGGCCAAGTAGATTTGGTTGTTTGCGATGGTTTTGTCGGTAACGTTGCTTTAAAAGCTAGCGAAGGTTTGGCAAAACTAATGATTTCGGTCTTAAAAGAATCCTTTTCTCGCAATATTTTTACCAAGCTCGTAGGTTTGCTTGCGATGCCTGCTCTTGGCCATCTTAAAAAGCACATGGATCCTGCACGATACAACGGTGCCAGCCTTTTGGGTTTAAATGGCATTGTGGTCAAAAGTCACGGTGGAGCAAATGAACTAGGCTTCCAACACGCCATTGAAGAGGCGGTATTGCAAGTAAAAAATAATGTGGTCGATTTAGTGCGCGATCAAATTACGGATTTTTTAAATCAAGGTTTATTGCTATGA
- a CDS encoding beta-ketoacyl-ACP synthase III, whose product MKNAIINGTGSYLPERSVSNQELESQLDTTHEWIYSRTGISSRHIASEHETTSFMASKAAINALASSDINADDLDLILVASCTPNHFFPSMACHVQDALKISKPIPAFDIGAACSGFVYALDVARQYIASGTAKHVMVVGSESMSRALDWSDRSTCVLFGDGAGAVVLSASDRPGILGSTLHASHDFDGLLTYPNFSSLDNAAYIGMRGNEVFKIAVNIMGDVVDEILQTCHLQKSDINWLIPHQANIRIIQGIAKKLNLPMSQVIVTIENQGNTSAASIPLALDYSIRENRIQRGDLLLLESFGGGMTWGAMAIRY is encoded by the coding sequence ATGAAAAATGCCATTATCAATGGAACAGGCAGTTATTTACCTGAGCGCTCAGTTAGTAATCAGGAGCTGGAATCTCAACTTGATACAACGCATGAATGGATTTATTCAAGAACAGGAATTAGTAGTCGTCATATTGCATCAGAGCATGAAACGACTTCTTTCATGGCTTCAAAAGCTGCCATAAATGCATTGGCTTCATCCGATATTAATGCTGACGATTTAGATCTAATCCTTGTTGCCAGTTGTACGCCAAACCACTTTTTTCCAAGCATGGCTTGTCATGTCCAAGATGCTTTGAAAATAAGCAAACCGATTCCTGCCTTTGACATTGGGGCTGCTTGCAGCGGTTTTGTCTATGCTCTGGATGTGGCAAGACAATACATCGCAAGTGGTACTGCCAAACACGTCATGGTGGTCGGAAGCGAAAGTATGTCTCGGGCACTTGACTGGAGTGATCGCTCAACTTGCGTTTTATTCGGTGATGGTGCAGGAGCTGTGGTTTTAAGCGCCAGCGACAGGCCAGGCATTCTAGGCAGCACCCTTCATGCTTCGCATGATTTCGATGGTTTATTAACCTATCCTAATTTCTCCTCCCTGGACAACGCTGCATACATTGGCATGCGCGGCAATGAAGTATTTAAAATTGCTGTAAACATCATGGGTGATGTTGTTGATGAAATTTTGCAAACTTGCCATTTGCAAAAATCAGACATCAACTGGTTAATTCCTCATCAAGCGAACATTCGCATAATTCAAGGCATAGCTAAAAAACTTAATTTACCTATGTCACAAGTCATTGTAACTATCGAAAACCAAGGCAACACTTCGGCGGCTTCCATTCCACTTGCTCTTGATTATTCCATTCGTGAAAACCGCATCCAGCGAGGGGATTTGCTTTTGCTGGAGTCGTTTGGCGGAGGAATGACTTGGGGTGCCATGGCTATTCGTTACTAA
- the fabD gene encoding ACP S-malonyltransferase codes for MTNFAFVFPGQGSQNIGMLSELAEQYPIIQESFAQVSNRLGYDVWQLTQEGPEEKLNQTEITQVVMLTADVAVFKLLQKNTSVKPQMMAGHSLGEYAALVCAGAIELADAAHLVARRGQLMQKHVPLGQGAMAAIVGLSDEQVKSLCQQASNSEFQVMPANYNAIGQVVIAGHTVAVEEAIKLAEDMGARLAKIIPVSVPCHCPLLEKAAAAFEEDLAKANFQKPEYDVISNVNLSVYQSPQEIRALLKEQLYRPVRWVETIQLMKQKGIDHVIECGPGKVLSGLVKRIDKNLSAMSVNDVSSFQQAVTQLI; via the coding sequence ATGACTAATTTTGCTTTTGTTTTCCCAGGCCAAGGTTCCCAGAATATTGGCATGCTGTCTGAGCTTGCTGAACAGTATCCAATTATTCAGGAGAGTTTTGCACAAGTTTCCAACCGTCTGGGTTATGATGTTTGGCAATTGACCCAAGAAGGTCCAGAAGAAAAGTTAAATCAAACAGAAATTACTCAGGTAGTCATGTTGACCGCCGATGTGGCTGTGTTTAAATTGCTGCAAAAAAACACATCAGTAAAACCTCAAATGATGGCTGGCCATAGTTTAGGTGAATATGCGGCCTTAGTCTGTGCTGGTGCAATTGAGTTAGCAGATGCCGCTCACCTTGTGGCCCGTCGCGGTCAACTCATGCAAAAACACGTTCCACTTGGGCAAGGGGCTATGGCTGCCATTGTCGGTCTTAGTGACGAACAAGTTAAAAGCTTATGTCAACAGGCCAGTAATTCAGAATTTCAAGTTATGCCGGCTAATTACAATGCCATCGGTCAAGTTGTTATTGCTGGGCATACGGTTGCTGTTGAAGAGGCTATAAAATTGGCTGAGGACATGGGGGCTCGTTTGGCCAAAATTATCCCAGTAAGTGTGCCTTGCCATTGCCCTTTACTGGAAAAAGCCGCTGCAGCTTTTGAAGAAGACCTGGCTAAGGCTAATTTTCAAAAACCTGAATACGACGTCATTTCAAATGTGAATTTAAGTGTCTATCAATCTCCTCAAGAAATCCGCGCTCTACTTAAGGAGCAACTCTATCGGCCAGTTCGATGGGTTGAAACCATTCAACTTATGAAGCAAAAAGGCATTGACCACGTGATTGAATGCGGACCAGGTAAAGTGCTAAGTGGTCTTGTAAAACGCATTGATAAAAATTTATCGGCAATGAGCGTGAATGACGTTTCGAGCTTTCAACAAGCTGTAACGCAGTTGATTTAA
- the fabG gene encoding 3-oxoacyl-ACP reductase FabG → MSNLQGKIALVTGASRGIGKAIALNLAQKGAYVIGTATTSEGAQKLTDLFKQEQVAGEGKVLDVTSKEGVENFMTQLADADKNPGILINNAGITCDNLLLRMDDEEWYKVIETNLNAIFRITKACLKPMFRARWGRIISIGSVVGASGNTGQANYTAAKAGVVGFSKSLAQEIGSRNITVNVVAPGFIDTDMTSALPDMVKEEMLKRIPLKRFGKVEDIAETVAFLASDYANYITGETIHVNGGMYMD, encoded by the coding sequence ATGTCAAATTTACAAGGGAAAATTGCACTAGTAACCGGAGCGAGCAGAGGGATTGGCAAAGCCATTGCCTTAAACCTGGCTCAGAAAGGTGCGTATGTAATTGGAACTGCCACAACTTCCGAGGGTGCTCAAAAGCTAACGGATTTATTCAAACAGGAACAAGTAGCTGGTGAAGGGAAAGTGCTTGATGTAACTAGCAAGGAAGGGGTTGAAAATTTCATGACCCAACTGGCTGATGCAGATAAAAACCCCGGGATTCTTATCAATAATGCCGGCATTACCTGCGATAATCTATTATTAAGAATGGATGACGAGGAATGGTATAAGGTTATTGAAACCAATTTGAATGCTATATTTCGAATAACCAAAGCTTGTCTTAAACCTATGTTTCGAGCACGATGGGGCCGTATTATCAGCATTGGCTCTGTCGTGGGCGCCAGCGGAAATACTGGGCAGGCCAATTACACAGCTGCTAAGGCAGGGGTTGTAGGTTTTAGTAAATCTTTAGCCCAGGAAATTGGCAGTCGTAATATTACAGTAAATGTTGTTGCGCCAGGGTTTATTGATACTGATATGACCAGTGCATTGCCTGATATGGTCAAAGAGGAAATGCTAAAGCGCATCCCACTTAAACGATTTGGTAAAGTTGAAGATATTGCTGAAACAGTAGCCTTTTTGGCTTCGGACTATGCAAATTATATTACAGGTGAGACCATCCATGTGAATGGTGGCATGTATATGGATTAA
- the acpP gene encoding acyl carrier protein, producing MSTVEERVRKIVIEQLGVNGEDLKNNASFVDDLGADSLDTVELVMALEEEFETEIPDEKAEKITTIQEAIDYIESNLNKEEA from the coding sequence ATGAGTACAGTTGAAGAACGAGTTCGCAAGATTGTTATTGAGCAATTGGGCGTTAATGGAGAGGACTTAAAAAACAACGCATCCTTTGTTGATGACTTAGGTGCTGACTCTCTGGATACTGTTGAGTTGGTGATGGCTCTCGAAGAAGAATTTGAAACCGAAATTCCAGATGAAAAGGCTGAAAAAATCACCACTATTCAAGAAGCGATCGATTATATTGAATCAAATCTTAATAAAGAAGAAGCTTAA
- the fabF gene encoding beta-ketoacyl-ACP synthase II has protein sequence MTKRRVVVTGMGMVTPVGLNVEQTWQNILAGKSGVGMVEGFDTTEYPTKIWAKVKNFNIENYLPLKDARKMDVFTQYGVAAADEALADSGLVINDELALRTGIAVGAGIGGIETITNNQDKLVAGGPRKVSPFFIPAGIINMVAGQISIRHKLKGPNISVVTACTTGTHNIGLAGRMIAYGDADVMVCGGAEMTTTPLCLAGFSAIRSLSKRNDEPEKASRPWDKDRDGFVMGEGAGVLILEEYEHAKARGATIYAELVGFGMSGDAYHITAPDEDADGATRAMAAAIQDAGIDVSEIDYINAHGTSTYLNDLNETKAVKRLFKEHAYKLAMSSTKSMTGHLLGAAGAVEAIFSILAIKDQIAPPTINLDNPDEDCDLNYVPHRPQEMRINYALSNSLGFGGTNGSLIFKRV, from the coding sequence TTGACTAAGCGGCGTGTTGTTGTTACCGGCATGGGGATGGTTACCCCTGTCGGACTAAATGTAGAGCAAACCTGGCAAAATATTTTAGCTGGTAAAAGTGGTGTTGGTATGGTTGAAGGATTCGACACTACTGAATACCCTACTAAAATATGGGCAAAGGTAAAAAACTTTAATATAGAAAACTACTTGCCGCTAAAAGACGCCAGGAAAATGGATGTATTCACTCAATATGGTGTTGCAGCCGCGGATGAAGCTCTTGCTGATTCTGGTTTAGTCATTAATGATGAACTTGCATTGCGCACTGGTATTGCTGTTGGTGCAGGTATCGGTGGTATTGAAACCATTACCAACAACCAGGATAAACTGGTAGCCGGTGGCCCTCGCAAGGTGTCTCCGTTTTTTATCCCTGCCGGTATCATCAACATGGTGGCAGGACAGATTTCCATTAGGCATAAGCTGAAGGGACCTAATATTTCCGTCGTTACCGCTTGCACTACTGGAACTCATAATATCGGTTTAGCCGGACGTATGATTGCTTATGGTGATGCTGACGTTATGGTATGTGGTGGGGCTGAAATGACAACCACTCCGTTGTGTCTTGCTGGTTTTTCTGCAATCCGTTCATTATCCAAGCGTAATGATGAGCCTGAAAAAGCCTCAAGGCCTTGGGACAAGGATCGAGATGGTTTTGTCATGGGCGAAGGTGCTGGAGTCTTGATTCTTGAAGAATATGAACATGCTAAAGCCCGTGGTGCAACCATTTATGCTGAATTAGTTGGCTTTGGTATGTCAGGGGATGCTTACCATATCACCGCTCCTGATGAGGATGCAGATGGTGCAACCCGTGCTATGGCCGCTGCTATTCAGGATGCAGGTATTGATGTCAGTGAAATTGATTACATCAATGCTCATGGTACATCCACCTATTTGAATGATTTAAATGAAACCAAAGCTGTCAAACGCTTGTTTAAAGAGCATGCTTATAAATTGGCAATGAGCTCAACAAAATCCATGACTGGTCACTTGTTGGGTGCGGCTGGTGCGGTCGAAGCCATTTTTAGTATTCTTGCCATAAAAGATCAAATAGCACCACCTACCATTAATCTAGACAATCCTGATGAGGATTGTGATTTAAATTATGTCCCTCATCGCCCCCAAGAAATGCGCATTAATTATGCATTAAGCAATTCACTGGGCTTTGGTGGTACAAACGGAAGTTTAATTTTTAAGCGGGTATAG
- the mltG gene encoding endolytic transglycosylase MltG has translation MKRPLKLILLACFLLSLFSVVAVGYFFYNLFSRPMLPEGAQPAIVTIDKNTSASTFVHHLKTRHLIPSSRLLLYWIKVKGLAPQLKAGIYEVKPGESISHFLTKVVSGEVLVQSFSIIEGTTINQVKANLANAPFLKSGLNDWQGIQANYLSPEGLLLADTYQYDAGSEANNLLKRANQNLLQYLEYCWKTRDPDLPYQSAYELLIAASILEKETSIPAERKLISGVLVNRLKKHMLLQMDPTVIYALGPSYRGKLSHEDLSVDSPYNTYRYHGLPPTPIAMVGKGSLDAAAHPQKTDYLYFVAKGDGSHQFSVNYEEQKKAISEYQGKGS, from the coding sequence ATGAAACGCCCGCTTAAATTAATTCTATTGGCTTGCTTTTTACTCAGTTTATTTAGCGTTGTTGCTGTAGGATATTTTTTTTATAATTTATTCTCGCGGCCAATGCTCCCTGAGGGAGCACAGCCTGCAATTGTAACGATTGATAAAAACACTTCCGCCTCAACCTTCGTACATCATTTAAAAACCAGGCATTTGATCCCCTCGAGCCGACTACTGCTTTATTGGATTAAGGTGAAAGGGTTGGCACCTCAATTAAAAGCAGGGATATATGAAGTCAAACCTGGTGAATCAATCAGTCATTTTTTAACAAAAGTTGTTTCTGGTGAAGTATTGGTTCAGTCATTTAGCATTATTGAAGGAACTACTATTAATCAGGTTAAAGCGAATCTGGCGAATGCACCATTTTTGAAATCTGGTTTAAACGATTGGCAAGGAATCCAGGCTAATTACTTAAGTCCCGAAGGGCTTTTGCTCGCCGATACTTATCAATATGATGCAGGCAGCGAGGCCAATAATTTGCTGAAGCGCGCCAATCAAAACTTATTGCAGTATCTGGAGTATTGCTGGAAAACCAGGGATCCTGATTTACCCTACCAATCTGCCTATGAATTACTGATTGCAGCCTCCATTTTAGAAAAGGAAACCTCCATTCCTGCTGAGCGTAAATTAATTTCCGGCGTTCTTGTTAATCGCTTAAAAAAACATATGCTGCTGCAAATGGATCCTACCGTTATATATGCTTTAGGCCCTAGCTATCGCGGTAAATTGAGCCACGAGGATTTATCAGTGGATTCGCCCTACAATACCTATCGCTATCACGGATTACCGCCAACCCCTATTGCAATGGTAGGAAAAGGGTCCTTGGATGCAGCAGCTCACCCTCAAAAAACCGACTATCTTTATTTCGTAGCAAAAGGGGACGGCTCGCATCAGTTCTCCGTTAATTACGAAGAGCAAAAAAAAGCCATTTCCGAATATCAAGGCAAGGGATCCTAA
- the tmk gene encoding dTMP kinase: MRQGRFIVVEGLEGAGKSTAVQTIKEYLENCLPQVIITREPGGTRIGETVRSLIKEKVDHEIIDPRVELLLLYSARVQLLEELIKPALNQGTWVLGDRFELSTYAYQGGGRHLDLEMISTLSRYCLQGFKPDLIFFLDIAPELGLSRAKKRSAADRIEQESLAFFTDVANAYHKMISHMDNVVCIDAGLPLEQVQESIVEHLKLFIAKNAVF; the protein is encoded by the coding sequence ATGAGGCAGGGCCGTTTCATAGTGGTAGAGGGCTTGGAAGGAGCAGGGAAGTCCACGGCTGTGCAAACAATTAAAGAGTATCTGGAGAATTGTCTTCCACAGGTGATTATCACCCGGGAGCCAGGTGGAACTCGTATTGGGGAAACGGTGAGGAGTCTCATCAAAGAAAAAGTAGATCATGAAATCATTGACCCAAGGGTTGAACTGCTGCTGCTTTATTCGGCTAGAGTACAATTGCTTGAGGAGTTAATTAAACCGGCATTAAATCAAGGAACTTGGGTTTTGGGTGATCGCTTCGAATTATCGACTTATGCTTATCAAGGAGGAGGCAGGCATCTTGATCTGGAAATGATCTCTACTTTGTCCAGGTACTGTCTACAGGGCTTTAAACCCGATTTAATTTTCTTTTTAGATATTGCTCCGGAACTTGGTCTCAGTCGGGCAAAGAAGCGCAGTGCTGCAGATCGGATTGAGCAAGAATCATTGGCATTTTTTACCGATGTTGCAAATGCCTACCATAAAATGATTAGCCATATGGATAATGTGGTTTGTATTGATGCAGGTCTGCCATTGGAACAAGTGCAAGAATCCATCGTTGAGCACCTTAAACTGTTTATAGCTAAAAATGCAGTCTTCTAA
- a CDS encoding DNA polymerase III subunit delta' C-terminal domain-containing protein has product MQSSKIPQFSADYAKWWERFCNIYRHERLPHAFLLVSPATMTSLDFVYTMAAVLLCNRETKPCGECQSCRLVSAKMHPDLNVIKPDKAGGIIKIDQIRELQDLAYHSPQLGVRRIILLQPAEKMNVPAANALLKLLEEPPTSLTFILLAEHISTILPTILSRCQQWHLPLAQDWTALSAEGAADKSEREKLLAEREEIIQELISLVKGNISVCALASKWAIHGFSDLIWLLSLINAQMLKYLLAGSKEEHSEAQLLQELANCFTPPILFRQMDELYSIVKKLNKNLNINPLLTLENLLLGYKSFPG; this is encoded by the coding sequence ATGCAGTCTTCTAAAATTCCTCAATTTTCAGCTGATTATGCAAAATGGTGGGAGCGCTTTTGCAATATTTACCGCCATGAAAGATTGCCTCACGCTTTTTTGTTGGTTTCTCCTGCGACCATGACTTCTCTCGATTTTGTCTATACCATGGCTGCTGTATTGCTTTGCAATCGAGAAACCAAGCCTTGTGGCGAATGTCAATCATGTCGCTTAGTTTCCGCTAAAATGCATCCAGATTTAAATGTAATAAAACCGGATAAGGCGGGGGGCATAATAAAAATTGATCAGATTCGTGAGCTACAAGACCTCGCTTACCATTCTCCCCAATTGGGAGTAAGACGTATAATTTTGCTGCAACCTGCAGAAAAAATGAATGTGCCAGCGGCCAATGCGCTGTTAAAACTTCTGGAGGAACCTCCTACTTCCCTCACTTTCATATTACTTGCAGAGCACATTAGCACAATTTTACCCACCATATTAAGTCGATGCCAGCAATGGCATCTCCCTTTAGCTCAAGATTGGACTGCCTTGTCAGCGGAAGGGGCCGCGGATAAAAGTGAGCGGGAAAAATTGCTTGCTGAGCGCGAGGAAATCATTCAAGAGCTCATTAGCTTGGTTAAGGGTAATATTAGCGTTTGCGCTCTGGCTTCAAAATGGGCTATTCACGGGTTTTCGGATCTCATTTGGCTACTCTCTTTAATCAATGCCCAAATGCTTAAATATCTGCTGGCAGGCTCAAAAGAGGAGCACAGTGAGGCTCAGTTATTACAAGAGTTGGCAAACTGCTTTACTCCACCAATCTTATTTCGTCAAATGGATGAGTTATACAGTATTGTTAAAAAATTAAACAAAAATCTAAATATTAATCCATTACTCACCTTGGAAAATTTGCTCTTGGGTTATAAGTCTTTCCCTGGTTAG
- a CDS encoding TatD family hydrolase: MLVDSHCHLNFIDLTEFNNDLGNLLERAKENGVHHFLCVCVELTDYPSLRKLAEHYENISISVGLHPNSEVNEEPNSNILYELAQHPNCIAIGETGLDYYRTEHADRINNQKERFRTHIRTALASKKPLIVHTRQAAEDTLQIMAEEKAADVGGVMHCFAENWDVAQKAMDLNFYISFSGIVTFKNATLLHEVAKKVPLDRMLIETDSPYLAPVPYRGKQNHPALVKYVAEAIADLRQTSYEEIAHHSTQNFYRCFNLKQ, encoded by the coding sequence ATGCTAGTTGATTCTCACTGCCATCTCAATTTTATTGATTTAACAGAATTTAATAATGATTTAGGTAATCTTCTTGAGAGGGCGAAAGAAAACGGCGTCCATCATTTTCTTTGTGTTTGCGTCGAATTAACCGATTATCCCAGTTTACGTAAGTTAGCTGAGCATTATGAAAACATCAGTATTTCAGTTGGCTTGCATCCAAACAGCGAAGTCAATGAAGAACCAAATTCAAATATTTTGTATGAACTGGCGCAGCATCCAAACTGTATTGCCATTGGTGAAACGGGTCTGGACTATTATAGAACCGAGCACGCGGATCGGATAAATAATCAAAAAGAACGATTTAGGACTCATATTCGTACAGCTTTAGCATCCAAAAAACCTCTAATTGTTCATACTCGACAAGCGGCGGAAGATACGCTGCAAATTATGGCGGAAGAAAAGGCGGCTGATGTAGGTGGAGTAATGCATTGCTTTGCAGAAAATTGGGATGTTGCCCAAAAAGCGATGGATCTTAATTTTTATATTTCTTTTTCAGGTATTGTAACGTTTAAAAACGCCACGCTTTTGCATGAAGTTGCAAAAAAGGTACCGCTAGATCGCATGTTAATAGAAACTGATTCACCTTATTTAGCACCAGTACCTTATCGGGGAAAACAAAACCATCCAGCTTTGGTGAAATATGTTGCTGAAGCGATTGCAGATTTGCGTCAGACCAGTTATGAGGAAATTGCACACCACAGTACTCAAAATTTTTATCGCTGTTTTAACCTTAAGCAATAA
- a CDS encoding anhydro-N-acetylmuramic acid kinase has protein sequence MNETNGKSGEQLFLGLMSGTSMDGIDAALIDCSTHNFIAGVTRPYSKEAKLSLNEVVSGENQSLKAISQLNRILGLEFAQAAIELLDKAQIPAERIKAIGSHGQTVCHDAYADIPYTLQLGCAHTIAEATRIKVVADFRTRDLVVGGQGAPFAPIYHQALFAHIEHPLILVNVGGVANVTCLMSGGHVYGYDLGPGNCLMDAWIKKHRELDFDKNGDWARSGQVIMPLLDQLLSDPFFKKPFPKSIGKEYFSLEWINPFLQTNWANADVQATLLQLTSSIVVEAMTKEGIQAKEVLICGGGAHNLALLDSLSKLLPDTKVKSTSAYGIDPDFIEAAMFAWLAEKTLSNIALDLSQITGARRKAILGTIYPAGIDK, from the coding sequence ATGAATGAAACCAACGGCAAATCAGGTGAACAATTATTTTTGGGGTTAATGTCCGGCACCAGTATGGATGGTATAGATGCGGCATTGATTGATTGCAGCACGCATAATTTTATAGCAGGAGTTACCCGTCCTTACAGTAAAGAGGCAAAATTAAGTTTAAATGAGGTTGTCTCTGGCGAGAACCAGTCTCTGAAGGCAATTAGCCAATTAAATCGGATATTGGGTCTGGAATTTGCACAAGCAGCTATAGAACTACTTGACAAAGCACAGATTCCCGCGGAGCGAATTAAAGCCATTGGAAGCCATGGGCAAACTGTTTGCCATGATGCATATGCCGATATTCCCTATACTCTGCAGTTGGGTTGTGCACATACGATAGCCGAAGCAACCCGCATTAAAGTTGTTGCTGATTTTAGGACTCGTGATTTGGTGGTAGGAGGGCAAGGTGCTCCTTTTGCTCCCATCTATCACCAGGCTCTTTTTGCTCATATTGAACATCCGCTGATACTAGTTAATGTCGGTGGTGTTGCTAATGTGACTTGCTTAATGTCTGGCGGTCATGTCTATGGCTATGACTTAGGGCCTGGAAATTGTCTTATGGATGCCTGGATTAAAAAACATCGAGAATTGGATTTTGATAAAAATGGGGACTGGGCGCGTTCTGGACAGGTGATCATGCCCCTTCTTGATCAGTTATTAAGTGATCCATTTTTTAAAAAGCCGTTCCCGAAGAGTATTGGCAAGGAATATTTCTCATTGGAGTGGATAAATCCATTCCTCCAAACTAATTGGGCCAATGCGGATGTACAAGCCACACTACTTCAGTTGACTTCCAGCATTGTGGTCGAAGCGATGACTAAAGAAGGGATACAGGCGAAGGAGGTTCTTATTTGTGGTGGCGGGGCTCATAATTTGGCTCTGCTTGATTCGCTTAGCAAACTCTTGCCTGACACGAAGGTTAAAAGCACCAGTGCTTATGGGATTGATCCTGATTTTATTGAAGCTGCGATGTTTGCCTGGTTGGCAGAAAAGACATTATCTAACATAGCTTTAGATCTTTCTCAAATCACAGGAGCCAGGCGCAAAGCCATTCTTGGTACAATCTATCCTGCAGGCATTGACAAATGA